CCCAGATGGTGCCGACCACGCCGAAGGGCACCGACACCAGGAAGATCAGGTTCCAGTCGACGGGCGCGAGGATACCGCCGACGACCAGGCCGAGGAACGAACCCGCGATCGCCGCGACACCGTTCATGCCCAGCGCGAGACCGCGCTGGTTGGCCGGGAACGCGTCGGTGAGGATGGCCGACGAGTTCGCCATCAGGAACGCGCCGCCGATGCCCTGCACGATGCGCCAGCCGATCAGCCACAGCGCCGCCGCGTCACCGTCGAACCAGGTGATGGCCAGGAAGATCGACGACACGGTGAACACCGCGAAGCCGAGGTTGTACATCCTGGCCCGGCCGTACATGTCCCCCAGCCGTCCGAAGCTCACCACCAGTACGGCGGTGACCACCAGGAAGCCCATGATCATCCACAGCAGGTAGCTGGTGTTGGCCGGCTCCAGCGGGTTGATCCCGATGCCCTTGAAGATGTCGGGCAGCGCGATGAGCACGATCGACGAGTTGATCGTCGCGATCAGCATGCCCAGCGTCGTGTTGGACAGCGCGATCCACTTGTATCGCGGACCCAGTTCCGCGAGTGAATACGTTCTGCGCTCGGCCACAGTGAAACCTTTCTCTCGTTCCCTTAGCTAGGCTAAGCAAGTTGCTTGCCTGTGGCAACCAACTTCGTAAATCGGTTACGAGAGAACCGTCACAGGTCGATCACTGTCCTTTGAAGACTATTTACTTTCACTCGACCGTGTGAATAGCGAAAACCTTCCCGGGGTTGAGGATTCCCTGCGGGTCCAGCGCGTTTTTCACAGCCTGGTGCATCTGCAGAACCGCCGGTCCGAGCTCGTTTTCCAGCCCCGGCAGCTTGAGCAGGCCCACGCCGTGTTCGCCGGTCACGGTGCCGCCGAGGGCCAGCGCATCGGCCACGATGTCGTCGAACGCGGCCTGCGCCCGCCGCCGCGCGTCCTCGTCGCCGGCCGGCGTGCTGAGCAACGGGTGGAGGTTGCCGTCGCCGATGTGTGCGACGTTGGCGATGAGCGTGTTGTGCCGCTTCGCCGCGAGGTCGATGCGCGCGAGCATCTCGGGCACGAGGTGGGTGGGCACGCAGACGTCCTCGGTCAGCAGCGGGCCGAGCCGCTCCAGCGCCGGGTACGCCAGCCGCCGCGCGGCGAACAGCGCGTCGGCCTCCGCCTGGTCCGACGACTGCGCCGCCCAGGTGGCGCCGGCCTTCTCGAAGCACTCGAGCATCACGGCGGCCTCGTGCTCCCCCGCCGCGCCCGGCGCGTCGCTGCGGCCCAGCAGCACCACCTCCGCGTCGGCCGAGAGACCCATGTTCTTCCACTCGTCTACGGCAACGAGGCAGTGGCGGTCGACCAGCTCGAGCGCCGAGGGCACCACGCCGGACGCGCGGATCGCGGCGGCCGCCTCACCCGCGGCGACGGTCGAGTCGAAGTAGCCCGCCACCGTGCTCTCGGGCGCGCGCTGGGCCCGCAGGCGCACGGTGATCTCGGTGATCACGCCGAGCGTGCCCTCGGAGCCGACCATCAGGCCGGCGAGGTCGTAACCCGCCACGCCTTTCGCGGTGCGGCGCCCGAGCCGCACGAGCTCACCCGTGCCCGTGACGACCTGCAGGCCGAGCACGTAGTCGCGGGTCACGCCGTACTTCACGCAGCACACGCCGCCGGCGTTGGTGGCGACGTTGCCGCCGATCGTCGACCACGGGGAGCTCGCCGGGTCGGGCGGGTACCAGAGACCGTGCTCGGCGCAGGCGGCACGCAGGTCGTCGTTCACCACGCCCGGGCCGACCACCGCGAGGCGCTCGACGGCGTCGATCTCGTGGATCGCCGTCATGCGGTCGGTGACGAGCACGACGCAGCCGGCCACGGCGTTGGCCCCGCCGGACAGCCCGGTGCCGGCGCCCGCGTGACCACGGGCGTGCGGTGCTTGAGGCAGACCTTCACGGTGGCCTGCACGTCTTCGGCCGAGCGCGGCCGGACCACGACCTCGGGCAGCGCCCACGGAGCCCATTCGGCCTCGTCGTGGGCGAAGCTGCGCAGCACGTCGGGGTCGCGCACGAGGACCTCGGGCGGCAGGACGGCTTGCAGGTCTTCGATCAACATGGGCGCTCCCGATCGCGTTGTGGCTTCTCCCGCCAGGTTAAGGCGCTGCGACAGCAAGGGGCTGGGATGTCGAAACGGCGGCCGCTGCTTCGACGTAGGAGTAGAGACCGACTTCAGGAGGCAGCCATGGGTACCAGCTCACGCGGGATCGCGATGTTGCGGGCCGTCGCCGCCGGGCGCGCGAGGGTGACCTGCAGCGCCGAACCGGACCTGTTCGTCGACGGTCTGCCGTGCTGCGACCAGTTCACCGCCCACGCCCTGGCCCACGAAGGTCTCGTGCGCCCCGCGCGGCTCGGGCTCGTCGGACAGCAGGTGCCGGCGGAACTGACGCCGGCGGGCACGACCCTGCTGACGACGGTGGCCACGGCGGCGTGAACCACAGCGGCATGACACAAAGCAGGGCCCTGTCGTCTCGCCCGAGCGCGAGACGACAGGGCCCTGGTCCGAGGACGCCTACGTGTTGAGCGAGCCGTAGACGATGATGTTGTCGAGGTAGCTGTGCGCGGCGGCGTCGAACGCCCCGCCGCACGTGATGAGGCGGATCTGCGGGTCGGTGGTGTTGCCGTAGACCGCTTCGGTGGGGAATTCCTTCTTCGCGATCTGGTCGACCTTCGTGACGGTGAAGGTGGCCTTCGACCCGTCCTGGCGCCCGATCACGACCTGGTCGCCCTTCTTCACCTCGTGCAGCCGCCAGAAGATGCCCTTCTGGTGGTTGCCGTCGATGTGCCCGAGCACCACGGCGGGGCCGACCTGGCCCGGCGTCGGGCTGTTGGAGTACCAGCCCGCCTGCAGTGGTTCGGTCACCGGCGGGACCTGCACGGTCTTGTCGGCGTTGAGCCCCAGCGACACGAGCGACGAGTGCGCGTCGATGCTCGGCACGTCGAGCGACACCGGCACCGACCGCGCGAGCCCGACCACGGGTGCGGCGCTCGCGGGCGCGGCCGGCTGCCGGGCCGGCGTCGATTCCGCGCCACAGCCGGACAGGGCGAAAGTGGCGACGAGGGCCAGCAGCAGGGCGAAGAGCCCGAACCGGCGCCGGGGCACTCCACGAACACTCACTGCACGATCGCTCACTGAGCGAACACCGTGGCGAGCGAGCCGTCACCGGTCTCCGGCGCACCGGCCGGGATCACGGTGACCTGGCCGGGCCCCTGGGCCGGCGGCTTGGCCGGGGCGGTCGGCTGGGTGGGCGTGCTCGGGGTCGCGGCGACCTTCGCGCAGGTGGCGGAGGCGAGGACGATGTCGCCGCTGCCCAGCGCGCCGGTGGCCTTGCCGCCGAGGAGCTTCACGTGCAGCGCGTTGACGGTGAGGGAGCCGTCGTCGTGCTTGATCTGCTCGTTCACGATCACCTGCACCACCCCGGGCACGCCGATCTTCTGGTTCGGCGCGGTGCCCACGGGCAGCTTGCCGATGCGGCCGAGGTCCAGGCCCGCGAGCTCGGACGACGCGGTGATGCCGTCGGGCGTCGACGTGCACTCGGAGCTGATCACGCGCGCCTTCGGCGTGGCGCCCGCGAGCGGGGCGAGCACGGGCAGCGTGGCGTCGACGATGGAGGCCTTCGAGGCGACCTTGCCGTCGGTCTTCTTCGCGGAGCTGCTGACCGCCTTCGCCGTGACCAAGCCCTTCAGCGGCACGTTGACGACCTCCGCGGACGTGGGGCCGTCCGTGTTCGACGGCGCGATCTTGCCCGTCTCCACGGAGATTCCCTTGTCCCCCAGCACTCCCGCCAGCAGCGAGACCGACGCGGACGCGCCGTAGGCCGACCCGGCGGGCGCGTCGGCGGCTATCGCCGAGGGGGCGGCGGTGGCGAGCAGGGCGAGGGCTGGAGCGGCGACCACGAGGGTCCGTCCGCGCAGCAGGGCAGAACGCATGAATTGTCCTTTCGAACACCAAGAATGGAACCGCCCGCGGATCCCCGAATCCACGCGTGACCCGACGCAACTGTCGATCACCGGCGAGAACGCGACGCTATCAAGGGGGCCCGGAATTGCAAAGCAAGATCCACTGCGCAGCGCGTCGATCAGCCGAGTCAGTGACCACGTTTTCCGCAATTTCACCACTAAAGAGTGATGTAACGCTGGGGTTTTGGCCGGGTGTTCTCACTCTGCGCTAGGGCGTTCCTGCACCTACTTGGCGGATTGCTCGCGCCGCCACTCTTCGGGGTGATCCTGAGGATGGGTGATCGGCCGGTACTCAGCGTCATGTGACCGCTACGGCGGCCCGTGGGTTTTTCGTAAACTCCACACGGGAAATCGTCGCGCGGAATTGTCCACTATGGAGCGTGGGGTGGCATTCACGAGCCGCCGGTCAGCACCACGTCGTGATCCGCTGTCGTGCCGGCGACCAGAAAAAGGAGGTCGCTCTCGACCGCGCGGCCGGGAACCTTCAGCAGGTAGTTGCCCGCGCGCAGCCCGGACAGCCGGTAGCTGCCGTCCGGGCCGCTGACCGCGGTCCAGGTCCGGTCGAGTGTCGCGAGGCTCTGGCTCGCCGCCACGACGGTGACGCCCGCGACCGGCTTGCCGTCCTCGACGACGTGCCCGGTCACCGGTACCACTGGTCCGACCACGTCGGCCGCCGCGCCGCCGCGCATCGTGAACCGGCCCGCGGTGACCACGCACGTGGCCTCCAGCCCGCCGCGCCGAACGCCGTCCTCGGTCACCCGCCCGGTCAGCGCCGTCGTCACGGTCTGGTGCGCTCCGAGGGTTCCGGAGAAGCCGCCCTGCAGCGGCTGGTTCGTCTGGATCCCGTTGAGCGCCAGGCGATCCGCGGGATCAGCCGACGCGCACGTCACGTGGACGCCAACGACCGGCCGGCCGGTGTCGTTGGCGAGCGTGAGCGTCCCCTGGACCGCCGCACCCGGCTCGTAGGTCGTGCGGTCCAGGCTCAGCACCGGGTCGAGCTTCACCACCGCCGCCACAGCCGCGCCCTCGTCGAGCGGCGCGGCGACCACTGCCGCCACGACCACGGCCGCGGGCAGCGCGAACCACCAGGACTTCCGCATGACACCCCCAGAGAGCCAATCGCCCGAGAATACCGGGGATCCCGTCGCCGGAGAGCGGTTTTGCCGCTCAGACTCCCGCGCCGCCGTCGACGCGGAGGATGGCGCCCGTCACGTAGGAGGCGCGGTCGCTCAGGAGCCAGGCCGCGGCTTCCGCGATCTCCGCCGGCTCGGCGCCGCGGCGCAGGGGTGTCGCCGAGACGAGGCGGTCCTGCAGGCCCGGCGATTCCGCTTCCCACGCGCGGATCATCGCGGTGAGGGTGTTGCCGGGGGTGATGGCGTTGACGCGGATGCCTTCCGGGCCGTAGGTGACGGCGGCGGACTCGGTGAGGCTGTTGACGGCTCGCTTCATGGCGCCGTACGCGGGCAGCTGGGGGTTGCCCCGCAGGCTGCCGACCGACGACGTGTTCACGATGGCGCCGGTGCCCGCCGTCGCGCGGATGACGGCGACCTCCGCGGCCATGGCGAGCCACACGCCCTTGAGGTTCACAGCGAAGACGTGGTCGAACTCGGCCTCGGACAGGCGGTCCATTGGGCCGGGTCGCTGGATCGTGGCACCGTTGTTGAAGGCGATGTCGAGGCGGCCGTAGAGCTCGGCCGTGCGGTCGACGGCGGCGCGAACGCCGGCCGGATCGGCGAGGTCGCAGAGCACGTAGTCGGCCGTGCCGCCCGCGGCGCGGATCTCTTCGGTCACGGTCTCGAGCTGGGTTTCCGTGCGGGCCGCCAGCAGCACACGCGCGCCTTCCCTGGCGAACAGGCGCGCGGCGGCGGCACCGATGCCCCGGCCCGCGCCGGAGACTAACGCGACCTTGCCGGCCAGCAGGCCGGGTGTTTCGTGGAGTTCCATGAACCCAGGCTGCGACGCCGTGCCGGGCTTAGTCAGGCATCGGCGGTACCTGGCTGAGCCCCGTGCGACAGGGATACTGGAAGCCGTGGACAGGCGAGAACTGGCCGGCTTCCTGCGCAGCCGGCGCGAGCGGATCACCCCGGCCGACGTCGGGCTGCCCGCGGGGCCGCGCCGCCGCACGCCGGGGCTGCGCCGCGAGGAGGTGGCGCAGCCGGCGTTCATCTCGACCGAGTACTACACGCGCCTCGAACAGGCGCGCGGGCGTGCTTCACGACGTTGTGCACCGCCTCGCAGACGATCCGGTACAGGTCCTCCTGCACGTCGAGCCCGCCGGTCATCCGCAGCTCGTCGGCCGTGACCACGTCGATGACCAGCCCGGTCCGCACGCGAACGCTCTCCGCGTGCGCGTGAACGGCGGCCACGAGGCCGTGTTCGGCGAGGTCCAGCGGGCGCAGCTCGAACACCAGCAGCCGCAGGTCGGTGAGCGCGCTGGCGGACAGCTCGGCGAGCTCCTCGGCGATCGGGCGGATGTGTTCGAGCTCGGCGTCGCGACCGTCGAGCCGGCCTCGCAGTGCCCTGGCCTGCATGCGCATCGAGAAGAGCTGCTGGACCACCGAATCGTGCAGATCGCGGGCCAGCCGGCGACGTTCGTCCGACTGCGCGCGCGTGCGGGTCTGGGCCAGCAGCGACGCCGTGTCGATCGCGACGGCGGCGTGGTCGGCCATCGCCTGCAGGAACGCGAGCGAGCCCGCACCCGGATCCTCCCCGGCGCGGTAGTAGGCGTTGATCACGCCGACGGTGCGGGCGCGGACCACCATGGGCATCGCGACGAAGCCGTCCCAGTCCGGCCGGTTCATGATCTCGTGCAGCGGCTCCCACGTCGGGGTCGGCCATGATCGCGGCCTTGCGGTGCACCTGCATCACCGGCTCGCCGCCGACGAACGCGTCGAAGAACCGCACGTGCGCCCCCAGCCGCCGGCACGCGCTGAGGCGGTCGACGAAATCCGCGGCCGGACCGAACCCCGCCATGCCGAGGATGCGCAGGTCGGCAGCCGGATCGTCGAGCGCCAGGATCTGCACGGCGGCGATGTTGGCCGTCATCACCATCTCGCGGGCCACCGCGTCGAGGGTGGCTCGCAGCGAGAACGCCCCGGCCACGCTGGACGCCGCGCGGGCGATCGCGGTGAGCCGCTCCTGCTGCCGCCGGACATCCGTGCGGTCGCTGAACCAGACCGCCTGTCCGCCGTCGGACAACGGCGACAGCCGGTACTCGAGATCCCGGACCCGTCCGCCCGGCGCCGGCCAGCGCACGGTCCGCCGCCCACCGTCCGGCGCCACGGCGCCGGGTTCCGCCGAGCCGGGCTCCACGGGCTCGGGCGCGAACGGCGCCGGCTCGCCGATCAGATCGGCGGCGGCCGAACCGAGCAGAGCCGCGGCCGAGTCGTTGAGGGCGGCGAAACACCCGGCGGCGTCGAGCACGGCGAGCCCGTCGGCGGACACCGAGACCAGCGCGTGCAGAGCTTCCGACGACAATCCCGGCCTGGTTCCGCTCGGACTCCATTGCCCTGGCATGGCCCCATTATGCGGTGCCGCAGCGGAAATCACGCCGACGGCCGCACCGGCGCAGCGGAACGGTCTTCCGGCACGGTGGCGCGCCGGACGCTCAGCCCGACCGCGGCCACCAGGCTCACCAGGGACAGCGCGGCGACGTAGAGCGCGACGGCGGTCGACGATCCGCTCGCCCCGAACAGCGCGGTCGCGACGATCGGCGTGACGGCGCCGCCGACCATCCCGCCGAGCTGGTAGGCGATCGAAATCCCGCTGTAGCGCACGCGCACGTCGAAGATCTCCGTGAACAGCCCGCCCTGAGCCCCGGCCATGATGCCCTGAACGAGCGCGGCGACGGCGAAGGAGAGGAACGCCGGACCCGCGGCGCCGGTGTCCACCAGCAAGAACATCGGCACCGGCCACAGCACGGCGGTCACCGCGCCGAGCACGTACACCCGCCGGGAGCCGAACCGGTCGCTCGCGAGGGCGGCCAGCACGATCGCCCCGATCCAGATCGCCGTCGAGGCCAGGATCAGCCACAGCAGGGTGGTGCGGTCGAACCCGACCGCGGTCGTCCCGTAGGTGAGCATGTAGACCGTCACGGTGTAGCCGATCGCGGGCGGCGCGATCGAGGCCAGGCTCGCGAGTACCAGCGTCACCGGCTGCCGGCGGACCAGTTCGGCGAACGGCGCCCGGCTCGTGGCCCGCTCCCGCTTGGCCTTCGTGAACTCCGGCGCGTCCTGCAGCCGGCTGCGCACCAGCAGCCCACCCACCACGAGGACGACGCTGAGCAGGAACGGGATCCGCCAGCCCCAGGCCAGGAAGTCGTCGTCGGACAGGCCGGACACGGCCAGGAAGGCGAGGTTGGAGGTGAGCACCCCGACCGGCACGCCGAACTGCGCGAAGCTGCCGTAGACCGCGCGACGGCGCGGGCTGGCGTGCTCCGAGGCGATGAGGACCGCGCCACCCCATTCCCCGCCGACCCCGAAGCCCTGGAGCACCCGCAGGAGCACGAGCAGCAGCGGAGCGCCGACGCCGATCGCAGCGTAGGTCGGCAGGACGCCGATGAGCGTGGTCGTCCCGCCGGTCAGCAACAGGGTGAGCACCAGCATCGACCGACGCCCGATCCGGTCCCCGAAGTGCCCGATCACCGCACCGCCGAGCGGGCGGGCGACGAAACCGACGGCGAAAGTCGCCAACGCCGCGAGCGTGCCCGCGGCGGAGGAGAACTTCGGGTAGAACACCGACCCGAACGCCAGTGCCGCCGCGGTCCCGAAGATGTAGTAGTCGTACCACTCGATCGACGTGCCGACGAGGCTCGCGGCGAAGAGGGTCTTCTTCGACGGACGCGTCGACGGTGCTGGTTCGGCCATGGATCCGTACTCCTCGCGGGCGGCTCGGCCCGTGCGGCGCACCGGACGAACCGGACCGCACGTCCCACCGAGGAAAGCAGAGAAGGGCGCAGCGGGCACGGCCGCGGCGGCTCATCCGGTCTACGTCTTTTGTCGCGGTGCCACTGGACCGGGATCGTCCTTTGAGGACAGTCACACCGCCGCTGAGCCGATTTCCGGCCGCGTGGCCGAATACGCCGAACGAGTGCGTATTCACGGCGTTGATATCGCGTATCCCGACTTTCTGCTTCCGCGGGGTCAGGCGGCTACTTACAGTCCGAACCGTGAAGATAGTCGTTTCGCGACTCGACGAGTTCCCGCCGGGCGAGCGCCGGATCGTGCAGGCGGGGCGCAGGTCGATCGGCGTGTTCCGGGTCGGTGACCGCTTCTACGCGATCAACAACCACTGTCCGCACATGGGCGGGCCGCTGTGCCTCGGCCGCACGAAGCCGTGGGTCAGCTCCACCGGGCCGGGCGAGTACGCGATGGCCGAGGAAGAGGCCCTGGTCGCCTGCCCGTGGCACGGCTGGGAGTACGACCTCGAGACCGGCCAGTCGTTCCTCGGCCCCGGCGAGCCGCCGGCCCGCGCGTACACGGTGTCCGTGGAGCCTCGCGTCGAGGAGGGCACCGTCGCGGCCGATCAGGTCTCGGCGCCGGAGCCCGGCGCGAAGGGCGGGCGTCGCCCCGGCCCGTACGTCACCGAGACCTACCCCGTCCACGTCGAAGACGCCTACGTGGTGGTCGAGACCAGCCCCAGCCCGGCGGTCAAGCCGGACCCAGTCGGAGGTGCGTCATGACAAGCACGCTGCCCACCGGTGCGTCGTCGCCGGGCACCGCGGCCGCGCGGGCCGGGTACACGATCGTCGACACCGACATCCACCCGAGCGCACCGGCCGCGGAGATCCGGGCCCGGTTGAGCGGAGCGCACCGGGAACGCTGGGACATGTTCGGCGGCCGGGTGCCGAACCCGCCGGAGTTCTACCCCCGCGTGCGCAACGCCGGCTTCCGGCTCGACTCGTGGCCCGAAGCCGGCGGTATCCCCGGCAGCGACCTCGGTACGACCCAGGCGCAGCTGCTGGACGAGTTCGGCATCGACCACGGCGTGCTGATCCCCTTGCAGGGACACACCTTCGGCGCCGAGGAACCGCGCTACTCCGCGGCCCTCTCCGGCGCGCTCAACGACTGGCTGGCCGAGGAGTGGCTCACGCCCGAACCGCGCTTGCGCAGCTCGATCGCGATCCCGACCGAGTCCCCCGACCTCGCCGCCGAGGAAATCGCGCGGCGCGCCGGCGACCCGCGGTTCGTCCAGGTGCTCCTGCCCACCGGTGGCGAGACCGGGTTCGGCTCTCGCCGCTACTGGCCGATCTACCGCGCCGCGGCGGAGGCGGGCCTCCCGGTCGCGGCGCACACCGGCGGGATCGAGCAGCACCGCGGCGCCGGGTGGCCGTCGTTCTACCTCGAGGAGCACGTCTGGAACGGCAACGTGATGGCGGCGCTGGTCACGAACCTGCTCTGCGATGGCGTGTTCGAGGAGTTCCCGTCGTTGCAGGTGATCTGCGTGGAGGGCGGGGTCGTCTGGGCCGCGCCGCTGATGTGGGCGCTCGACGAGGCGTGGCCGCGGCTGCGCGCCGACGTGCCGCACCTGCGCAAGCCGCCTTCGGAGTACCTCCGCGAGCACCTCTGGTTCACCACGCAGCCCATCGAGGAGCCGGACGACTCGCGCCACCTCACCACCGCACTGGAGCACGTCGGGATGACCGATCGGATCATGTTCGCC
The sequence above is a segment of the Amycolatopsis sp. 2-15 genome. Coding sequences within it:
- a CDS encoding Rieske (2Fe-2S) protein; its protein translation is MKIVVSRLDEFPPGERRIVQAGRRSIGVFRVGDRFYAINNHCPHMGGPLCLGRTKPWVSSTGPGEYAMAEEEALVACPWHGWEYDLETGQSFLGPGEPPARAYTVSVEPRVEEGTVAADQVSAPEPGAKGGRRPGPYVTETYPVHVEDAYVVVETSPSPAVKPDPVGGAS
- a CDS encoding SDR family NAD(P)-dependent oxidoreductase, translating into MELHETPGLLAGKVALVSGAGRGIGAAAARLFAREGARVLLAARTETQLETVTEEIRAAGGTADYVLCDLADPAGVRAAVDRTAELYGRLDIAFNNGATIQRPGPMDRLSEAEFDHVFAVNLKGVWLAMAAEVAVIRATAGTGAIVNTSSVGSLRGNPQLPAYGAMKRAVNSLTESAAVTYGPEGIRVNAITPGNTLTAMIRAWEAESPGLQDRLVSATPLRRGAEPAEIAEAAAWLLSDRASYVTGAILRVDGGAGV
- a CDS encoding MFS transporter, producing the protein MAEPAPSTRPSKKTLFAASLVGTSIEWYDYYIFGTAAALAFGSVFYPKFSSAAGTLAALATFAVGFVARPLGGAVIGHFGDRIGRRSMLVLTLLLTGGTTTLIGVLPTYAAIGVGAPLLLVLLRVLQGFGVGGEWGGAVLIASEHASPRRRAVYGSFAQFGVPVGVLTSNLAFLAVSGLSDDDFLAWGWRIPFLLSVVLVVGGLLVRSRLQDAPEFTKAKRERATSRAPFAELVRRQPVTLVLASLASIAPPAIGYTVTVYMLTYGTTAVGFDRTTLLWLILASTAIWIGAIVLAALASDRFGSRRVYVLGAVTAVLWPVPMFLLVDTGAAGPAFLSFAVAALVQGIMAGAQGGLFTEIFDVRVRYSGISIAYQLGGMVGGAVTPIVATALFGASGSSTAVALYVAALSLVSLVAAVGLSVRRATVPEDRSAAPVRPSA
- a CDS encoding choice-of-anchor P family protein — protein: MRSALLRGRTLVVAAPALALLATAAPSAIAADAPAGSAYGASASVSLLAGVLGDKGISVETGKIAPSNTDGPTSAEVVNVPLKGLVTAKAVSSSAKKTDGKVASKASIVDATLPVLAPLAGATPKARVISSECTSTPDGITASSELAGLDLGRIGKLPVGTAPNQKIGVPGVVQVIVNEQIKHDDGSLTVNALHVKLLGGKATGALGSGDIVLASATCAKVAATPSTPTQPTAPAKPPAQGPGQVTVIPAGAPETGDGSLATVFAQ
- a CDS encoding GAF domain-containing sensor histidine kinase; its protein translation is MNRPDWDGFVAMPMVVRARTVGVINAYYRAGEDPGAGSLAFLQAMADHAAVAIDTASLLAQTRTRAQSDERRRLARDLHDSVVQQLFSMRMQARALRGRLDGRDAELEHIRPIAEELAELSASALTDLRLLVFELRPLDLAEHGLVAAVHAHAESVRVRTGLVIDVVTADELRMTGGLDVQEDLYRIVCEAVHNVVKHARAPVRGACSTRSR
- a CDS encoding class F sortase, yielding MPRRRFGLFALLLALVATFALSGCGAESTPARQPAAPASAAPVVGLARSVPVSLDVPSIDAHSSLVSLGLNADKTVQVPPVTEPLQAGWYSNSPTPGQVGPAVVLGHIDGNHQKGIFWRLHEVKKGDQVVIGRQDGSKATFTVTKVDQIAKKEFPTEAVYGNTTDPQIRLITCGGAFDAAAHSYLDNIIVYGSLNT
- a CDS encoding carboxypeptidase-like regulatory domain-containing protein, giving the protein MRKSWWFALPAAVVVAAVVAAPLDEGAAVAAVVKLDPVLSLDRTTYEPGAAVQGTLTLANDTGRPVVGVHVTCASADPADRLALNGIQTNQPLQGGFSGTLGAHQTVTTALTGRVTEDGVRRGGLEATCVVTAGRFTMRGGAAADVVGPVVPVTGHVVEDGKPVAGVTVVAASQSLATLDRTWTAVSGPDGSYRLSGLRAGNYLLKVPGRAVESDLLFLVAGTTADHDVVLTGGS
- a CDS encoding amidohydrolase family protein, whose translation is MTSTLPTGASSPGTAAARAGYTIVDTDIHPSAPAAEIRARLSGAHRERWDMFGGRVPNPPEFYPRVRNAGFRLDSWPEAGGIPGSDLGTTQAQLLDEFGIDHGVLIPLQGHTFGAEEPRYSAALSGALNDWLAEEWLTPEPRLRSSIAIPTESPDLAAEEIARRAGDPRFVQVLLPTGGETGFGSRRYWPIYRAAAEAGLPVAAHTGGIEQHRGAGWPSFYLEEHVWNGNVMAALVTNLLCDGVFEEFPSLQVICVEGGVVWAAPLMWALDEAWPRLRADVPHLRKPPSEYLREHLWFTTQPIEEPDDSRHLTTALEHVGMTDRIMFASDYPHWDFDSPRLAPRLFPSDAREQIMGANACRLYGLPARATEATR